The following proteins are co-located in the Solanum pennellii chromosome 1, SPENNV200 genome:
- the LOC107014783 gene encoding probable ribonuclease P/MRP protein subunit POP5 produces MVGFKNRYLVMEVYLDPNKGTASDEPIVITQFNLTKAIRDVILTNFGECGLASSANSFQVKYVNPITKLCIIRASREEYQKVWASITMVRSVGSCPVVFNLLDLSGSIRACRAAALKCDEFKFEQYKSMAGARLTPEVQQQMQNYLDKIKALEH; encoded by the exons ATGGTGGGATTTAAGAATAGATACTTAGTTATGGAGGTTTATTTGGATCCAAATAAAGGGACTGCATCAGATGAACCCATCGTAATCACTCAATTCAACTTGACCAAAGCCATCAGGGACGTTATTCTTACAAACTTTGGTGAGTGTGGCCTCGCCTCATCAGCAAATTCATTTCAAG TGAAGTATGTGAATCCAATTACAAAACTTTGTATTATACGAGCATCGAGAGAGGAGTATCAAAAAGTTTGGGCTTCAATTACCATGGTCAGGAGTGTAGGAAGTTGCCCCGTGGTATtcaacctgctagacctaagtg GTAGTATTAGGGCATGCAGAGCTGCAGCTTTGAAATGTGATGAATTCAAATTTGAACAGTACAAGTCGATGGCCGGAGCTCGCCTTACACCAGAGGTTCAGCAGCAAATGCAGAACTATCTCGACAAGATCAAAGCTTTGGAACACTAA